In Choloepus didactylus isolate mChoDid1 chromosome X, mChoDid1.pri, whole genome shotgun sequence, a genomic segment contains:
- the DYNLT3 gene encoding dynein light chain Tctex-type 3: MCDHEAKNIADMLGVLKGRRQQGGGSRTEALCLGGLPRYRGDVSHRPWRARPLRHRGGAYVGEGLRPYTGRGLAGGQCAAAVLDPPFAPPRGRLGSTMEEYHRHCDEGFNADEAHNIVKECVDDILGGEDYNQNNINQWTAKIVEQSLTHLVKLGKAYKYVVTCAVAQRSAYGFHTASSCFWDTTSDGTCTVRWENRTMNCIVNVFAISIVL; encoded by the exons AAAGGTCGGAGGCAGCAAGGAGGAGGCTCCCGGACTGAAGCGCTTTGCCTAGGAGGCCTCCCCCGCTACCGGGGAGACGTCTCCCACCGCCCTTGGCGGGCTCGGCCACTACGACACAGGGGCGGGGCCTATGTCGGGGAAGGCCTGAGGCCATATACGGGGCGGGGCCTCGCGGGAGGCCAGTGCGCGGCTGCGGTGCTTGACCCTCCCTTCGCTCCGCCTCGGGGGAGACTAGGCAGCACCATGGAAGAATATCACCGCCACTGCGACGAG GGCTTTAATGCCGATGAAGCTCACAATATTGTTAAAGAG TGTGTAGATGACATCTTGGGTGGTGAAGATTATAATCAAAACAATATCAACCAGTGGACTGCAAAAATAGTGGAACAATCCTTAACCCATTTGGTTAAGTTGGGAAAAGCTTATAAATATGTTG TGACCTGTGCAGTGGCGCAGAGGAGTGCATATGGCTTTCACACTGCCAGCTCATGTTTTTGGGATACTACATCTGATG GAACCTGTACCGTAAGATGGGAGAACCGAACCATGAACTGCATCGTCAATGTTTTTgccatttcaattgtcttgtaa